The DNA sequence ATGACTCCCTCGTTTCGGCCCAGCAAAAGccgcgaggaagaggaggaggaggatgtcgagaggagaggagacaggagggtgagaaggcagagagagagagaaggggaggggggCTCAAAAAGGGCCTTTCCTGTCCTTACTCCCCTATGTCTGTCTCTTATTTGCAGGCGAGGAAGCCGCTGGTGGAGAAGAAGCGCCGGGCGCGGATCAACGAGAGCCTCCAAGAACTCCGGTTGATCTTGGCGGATACGGAGGTAATGCCTTGAGCGGGGAAGGTTTAGGGTAGGCATGGTCCAAATTGGTCCCTCTTCCAAAGGAAGaggcctggggctgttaggactggtgggagttgaagtccaaaacacctggagggaccaactTGGCCCATACCTGCTTTAAAGGGTGGCAGAGCAAAGGGTCTTTGATGGGCCTGGGGAGGAAGATCAATCACCCTTCTGTCcgccctctctttttctcttcccacTCTTAGTTCCAGTCCAAGATGGAAAATGCCGAAGTGCTGGAGTTGACGGTGAAACGGGTTCAAGGCATCCTGCAGCAGAGCAGGTCTCCAGGTGAGGATCCACACCTCTCTTGCCCACTTTAGGACAGCCTTCTACCTCTTAGGGCTCTTAAGATTGTGGCGTAGTATTTGCACGACCCCGGAAATTTAGTAatagtttcttaggcaaggaatactccacAATGGTTCTGTTGGTTCCTTCCTGGCTCGACAGCGGTATGTGTGAAAAAAGATCTCGGAGTCCACGTGGACAAcaatttaaacatgagccaacaatgtcatgtggcggctaaaaaagccaatgggattttgggagtcTTTCTGCTAACCTATTCGTTCCAAAACATGcgaacgtgagtagatcaataggtactgctccggcgggaaggtaatggcactccatgaagtcatgccagtcacatgactttggaggtgtctacggacaacatcggcGTAGAAATatagatgagccccaacccccagagtcggacacaactagacttaatgtcaaggggaaaactttacctaaataggagtctagtgtctagatcaggtacaggcaaacttcggccctgcaggtgttttggactgcaactcccacaatttctaacagccagtaggagttggaagtccaaaacacctggagggccgaagtttgctcatgcctggtctagatccagtgaagtcatgctagccctctcttctgccttggtcagaccacacctggaatcacactgtgtccaattctgggcaccgcaatttaagagagacgttgacaagctggaatgttccagaggagggcaactaaaatgatcaaggatttatagaacaagcccaatgaggagcggcttaaagagctgggcatgtttagcctgcagaagagaaggctaaaaggagacatgatgagggccatgtataaatatgtgaggggaagtcagggaggagggaacaagcttgttttctgctgccctggagactaggacgtggaacaatggcttcaaactacaggaaaggagattccacctgaacattaggaagaacttcctaactgtgagagctgttcagttgtAGAACTCCctaccccagagtgtggtggaggcttttaagcagaggctggatggccatctgttggggttgctttggttgtgatttttctgcttcttgtcagagggttggactgaatggcccacaagatctcttccaactctatgattcctccTACAGAAGTTGTTGGTCTTTGgcaatctcccattcaagtactaacaaaATTCTACTATCCTTTATCTTCCAAGGCTCTATGTAAcaggatttttgttcttgggaaATAAATGTCACCTCCTAATTTGtcctatcataaaaaacatgggaaacatttattagactgcaaaaactttgtttttaaggGACACccggcagcacattttgctatagtttttcaattaatatctcatagagcctcagccaattcaacatagtttgtggcaaccacaaaaacaaagtttctggagtgtagcAACTACGTTCAAAGTaagcactgcacaattaaacaggaaatcacactttcaaactaggaacaggacattttttcacattttgttaaaTAGtgggatcagacaggatctggtgccactATGGTATTTAGACTTCCTTAAGAAGGGTAGTTTATAGGTATTCACAGAGGCCAAGCATCCcatatccagaaatccaaaatactccatggATGGCTGGGACCTTTACTTTCTGCTTgatctatgttttattttaacatgttttatcagggtttctgtattttatgatatttgtattttatttgtattttattagtctttattttattttttgttgttttgtttataaagttacagttaggttgtttatatGGTTTTAGTGTGCCTTGTCCTGATGCAAACTGTTTGTGtggttttcttttggcattgaatggttgccatattgttAGAAACCGCCCTGATTCCTTTCGGGAAGACagggcggtctacaaataaagtttttattatcattattattatgtacacagAGTTTGTTTCATGCAAGAAAGTATTAACGATATTGTATAAAGTTATCTTTGTGTTTgaggtgtatataaaacatatgcatttcgtgtttagatttgggtcctttCTCTATGATATCTCATTACTTATGTCTCTGCAAATATAGGTGGTTCAGTATGGGTGGGGGATAAGGTATATGCAACCTATACCTCCTTATTAGTTGTAGGGTAGGTGGTATGTTGGTCAATGAAAAACCAATTGTCAATCAAAAGGAAAATACTGTCAACATACTGTAACCACTTTTGGGGTTTATTTTGTCATGAAATGTTCATAAGTAGAAAGGGCCAGAAAGCACAGGGTGGGAGATACCAAGGAATTCCAAGTATTATGGAGTTATGTTGAGAGGAAAGTCATGGCAAACCATTATTGGGTATTCCTTGTCAAAGAAAACGCTATGATATTCATGGGGTTGTCCTAGGTCAGCAAGTGAACTGAAGACACAAGCACAGGCTTAGCATCCTATTGGTTAGTCTCAAGCAGAAAGGACTTATTCTGTAATTTGTTAAATTGTTTGTTGAAATGTAGGTTAATTACGTGGTTTTGTGAAGATTAACAACAAGGTTTAGCCCACAGTATGGGTGCATGTTAAGAAGACATGTATTGTGACTTAGGATCACAGAAATAGTTTTTACCAGTCAATTTGCCTTTCCCTTGAAATATTATTGTTCCCCTTTACCCCCAACTAAAGACAGTACTGTTATCGTCTTTTAGACTATATTATCTTCCCAACAAACCTTTATGCTTAatgcaaatgtattttaaataataactCTTTTgggtattctttttaaaaacaatttctgaGTAGAAGTTggcctctctctccttttttcttctgATTTGTCTCTTGTGTTTAAACATATCTGTGTCACTCCATTCTTACAGGGTCTTCTTATTTGAGGTGATGGTTTTGGGAATAAAGGTATTTTTGTTTTCATGACAAGAGATACCACACCTGCACTTTTGTGTTGCATTCTAACATCCCTCTATTTGAACCTGAGTTAGGTTCACCATAGGCTCAGGTCCAGGATTGTATTGCTCTCATCTTAATCACCAGGCTTAGCATCCTGTTGGTTAGTCTCAAGCAGAATATTCTGTCATTTGTTAAATTGTGTGTTGAAATGTAGGTTAGTCACATGATTCTGTGAGGATTAACAGTAGGGTTTAGCCCACAGTATGGGTACATATTAAGAAGACACTACTTGAAGTATCCAGGGCCATTTTACACCCTACATGACTGCATTTGAACTGCAATGACTGAATCCTAAAGTTTGTACTTTGTGGAGACACTAAAGCTCTCTAGTTGAGAACTTTTAAGTCCCTTTCCCTAAacctcaaatcccaggatttcacagtaaTTATAATGAAATCATAGCTTGATCTTGTGAAAGGACAAAGCAGGCATCTCTATATTTGTTGGCACACCTTTTTTCCAGAAATGCCTCTGGTCTTGCAGAACAAAGGCAGAATATTTCCCCAGGAAATAATGGGGCTAAATGCCAAGCTGAGTCCTAACTAGGATAGAGATATGGAAtcaatggtgttttttttttactacagtgTAGACTTACCATTCAAGAAGTGATTCAGTGTGTTTATTCCAGTTTGAACTACCAATTTCATGAGGGATACCATTGTTTTCAGCTGATTGCTCCTCAGAGGTCTCTGGACCTTATTGTAGGTCCAGATATGAAATGTTGAATGTTTGATGTGAAAGGAAGGAGTGGGTGGGGTGATATAGTGCAAGCATGGGAATAGTCTTGGCAGTTGAGAGTGTAGAGCCATGTACAGGATGAATTGAGAAGGTAGAAGAGGATGCTTTATGACCCTTGGCTCTGTTTGTTTCCTCATTTGCCCCCTGCTCTCAGATGACGACAAGCTGCAGCGAGAGGCCAGCGAGCGCTTTGCGGCTGGGTATATCCAGTGCATGCACGAAGTTCATACCTTTGTCTCCAGCTGCCCTGGGATTGATTCGACCATTGCCGCCGAGCTCCTGAATCACCTGTTGGAGTCCATGCCTCTGAACGAAGGCAGCTTCCAGGACTTGCTTGCGGACGTCTTGTCGGACCCCTCCCTCGGCCAGTGGCCCAGCAGCGAGGGGACCCCCCAAACAGCTGGGGCTTCTCCTGGAGCTTTGAACCTGCTCAGCCCTGCTTCACCCCTCCGTTCACCTTCCTCAAGTGAGGAAATGTGCTCTGATCTTGAAGATGCAGAGACTGAGCAAAGCCACATTTCTTTGGATGGACTGGACAGGTCTAGGACGCCCAACCTGCCTTCCTCCAACCTTTCCAAATCTGTGTGGAGACCCTGGTAATAAACTGCACAGCAACCAACGAAGACCTACCTAATAGGGAGAATACTTGAGCACTGTGTTCTTCTAGCCACTGGAATAGAGACGGTGAGGATTTCAGATGGTGCATTTGTGTTGTGTATTTCAGGGCAGAATAGATGGCACTCTCCCACTGTCAAACCCTGACAGGCTAAATAGGTGAATGAATTACCATTTCATTTGTGAGTGTGAGGGGTGAGTTTTGTaagttcttttttaaatttttattttagggATATGGGGTAAAAAGGGATGGAAATGTGTGCAAGTAGAGCTCTTTTGTTGATGCACCACAGTGTTTTTGCAACTTAcctatttgtttcttctttttgttttggcCCTTATAAGTGGCCCCAGATGTCGCTACCTTTGTTTGGTTAGGGGCGAAAAGCCCTTATGCGTTCAAGAACTGGGTGGTTTAATCCAGTGAGAGGGGTGAAGTTAAGCATTTGTGCTCAACTTCAAATGTTTTAGTGATAGTATTAAAAAGTAAAGGGAAATCCCTGAAAGGGATTGACAAGGCTAGCCTCTTGATGAGTTTAGTGGTCTAGAATCTCTCCTTCAATGAAGGAAAAGGAAACTAGAAGCCAGACTGGAAGTAGGTGAGCATTTAAAATATTGGTGGCAGGGTGCCTTTTAGAAACGTGTCTTGTGCACATTTTCTCGCACATTTGAATTTATTGTGGTCTGTATATTAGCTtgtcaaatgtttattttaatctttttaagaaaaaacaataaaagcaactaaATTCACCCATGATTGCATGTATTTTGGGTTGTGATACTTTGGCTCTAGAAATCCAGTTTCTTTTGATGGTTAACAAACATGTATCCTTGAGTGCAAACACTGGTAATTAAGCACTTAATTCTTGTACTGAACTTGTCAGTTCAAGTGCAGAGAGTTGGAACATTTAATTTGTTCAGGATTCCTGGCCAATCTTGATTTTGGCTCATTAAATTCCTCTGTAATTAAATTTGAGAAGTTGACACTTTATTTGCCCTTGCTAAGGCATAAACCCCCAAGTGCATGTTTCCTTGGAAGTACGTCTTGCTATTGAGCAGTGTTTACTCTCAAGCCAAATTGTATTGAATGCACCTTAAATTAATACACACTTAATGTGGGGTTGAACCATTTGTACCCTTTTGTAGTTGAACACAACATTGTGATAGCACTCAacttgttgtagaaggctttcaaggctggaataactgggttgTTACGAGTTATCCGGgcagtatggctgtgttccagaagcattgtctcctgacgcttcgcccacatctatggcaggcatcctcacaaccactgaggatgcctgccatagatgtgggcaaaacgtcaggagagaatacttctggaacatggccacacagcctgaaaaactcacaacccagCATTCAATTGGTTATTAAATGGATTACAAAGGCTGGAAGATATATGATCTGTTCAGGTTTTTTGGCCTTCATCCACACCAAATAGGTTGTCTTCTATTTTTGAAGATGTGAAGCTTTTGTGTACTGTATATTTCCACAGAGTTGTCATTATCTTATAGACCAAATCTGTaaacttaatacagtagagtctcacttatccaacactcacttatccaatgttctggattatccaacgcatttttgtagtcaatgttttcaatgcattgtgatattttggtgctaaattcgtaaatacagtaattactacattgcattactgcctattgaactactttttctgccaaaattgttgtataacatgatgttttggtgcttaatttgtaaaatcataacctaatttgatgtttaatagacttcttaatgtctccttattatccaacatattcgcatatccaacgttctgctggcccgtttatgttggataagtgagactctactgtacatgaaagtTGCCCCATTGTGGCAAAAGGGAGGGGCAAAAGTTAAGAGTTAGCTATGTAATCTTCCTTTTTGTTGACCCTGTggaataataaaagtgaaagcaATCTTTTTTTAGTAGATGTTTGTGCTTTGTAACTGCCTTTTAAAAGCCATCTCATGTGGATGGTCTTAATTCATAGCCTTGTCATCAGGGCTGTTTCTCTTTGCCTGTTAAATTCTCACCTACCTTTGAACTAGAAAGAATGGCTTACAGTCTTCCTCCCTCCCATTTTCCTCTGTAAAGACCTTTCTGTTTTGAGAGTAGATGGGAGGGAGTGTTCTGATGTGTAAACTAAGCAATACTGTGGACAGTTCAAGTGGAAATAACACCCTATACATAATGGCTTTGAGAGAATATATGGAATAAGGGAAATAGCCTGTAATCATAGTCAAATGAGTACATCCCACTGAAGTCAGATATCTTTTTCTTTCAGGACACTAAACATGAGTAGTGTATTTAAAACAATTTTGAATAAGAAAGAAGAACAAAGGGTTTTAGCACTCAAGGTATCTTTCATATTGCCATGCCAGACTTAAACAGAAATGGGAGAATCCCATCCTTAACTTTGTATGCACAGTCAATACAACTATTCTCCTAAATTACTGAGACCATTTGAAGTCAAATATCAATGTGCATTGTATTTAACCATATGCCTTCTTTTGCAGTGTGTATGTTTGTGAGGAGATGATTGTAACTATATTTTAGCAGATATTTTCTGGTTTAATTCTTCCATTAGAACTtgtattttaaatgaataaacaGGAAACTTCAGA is a window from the Anolis carolinensis isolate JA03-04 chromosome 3, rAnoCar3.1.pri, whole genome shotgun sequence genome containing:
- the hes6 gene encoding transcription cofactor HES-6, which produces MTPSFRPSKSREEEEEEDVERRGDRRARKPLVEKKRRARINESLQELRLILADTEFQSKMENAEVLELTVKRVQGILQQSRSPDDDKLQREASERFAAGYIQCMHEVHTFVSSCPGIDSTIAAELLNHLLESMPLNEGSFQDLLADVLSDPSLGQWPSSEGTPQTAGASPGALNLLSPASPLRSPSSSEEMCSDLEDAETEQSHISLDGLDRSRTPNLPSSNLSKSVWRPW